Proteins encoded within one genomic window of Nitrospina gracilis 3/211:
- a CDS encoding dicarboxylate/amino acid:cation symporter — MTNANNKNSGNLLLYMILTGVVLGVLCGWVFGPKMHAVDWIGEMFLNALKMMVIPLVLSSLVVGIAGLGDISKVGKTGVITLVYFLSTTAFSVLIGLVVVNLIQPGVGVEMSVAPEAETYLKEARGVTDLFLSFVTPNLVQSMANMDILPLIIFSLVFGGVLTTMGERGRSVIDFFDVINEAVMKIVHLILYTAPIGIFALIASKLGAAGGGDQFVAELMKIGKFAFTVIFGLLVHGIVVLPVILMMVTRRNPWKYFQNALQALTTAFSTASSSATLPVTIECAEEYNRVSRRTSLFVLPIGATVNMDGTALYESVAAIFIAQMLGVDLTFTQQVIIFLTASLAAIGAAGIPEAGLVTMVMVLQSVGLPTEGIGMLLAIDWFLDRFRTAVNVWGDSIGCAVVDELETKYVEGG; from the coding sequence ATGACCAATGCCAACAACAAAAATTCAGGAAACCTGCTTCTGTACATGATCCTCACCGGGGTTGTTCTCGGAGTGTTGTGCGGATGGGTATTTGGTCCGAAAATGCACGCGGTGGACTGGATCGGTGAGATGTTCCTCAACGCCCTCAAGATGATGGTCATCCCCCTGGTGCTGTCGTCGCTCGTGGTCGGTATCGCCGGTTTGGGCGATATCTCAAAAGTCGGGAAAACCGGCGTCATCACGCTCGTGTACTTTTTAAGCACCACTGCTTTTTCAGTACTCATCGGCCTCGTTGTGGTGAACCTCATTCAGCCGGGGGTGGGTGTGGAAATGAGTGTGGCCCCGGAGGCTGAAACTTACCTGAAAGAGGCCCGCGGCGTCACAGATCTTTTCCTGAGCTTCGTCACGCCCAACCTGGTTCAGTCCATGGCCAACATGGATATTCTTCCGCTTATCATCTTTTCGCTGGTGTTCGGCGGGGTGCTGACGACCATGGGAGAACGCGGGCGGAGTGTGATCGATTTTTTCGATGTGATCAATGAGGCGGTGATGAAGATCGTGCACCTGATCCTCTACACCGCGCCTATTGGCATCTTCGCCCTCATCGCTTCCAAACTGGGGGCGGCGGGCGGAGGAGACCAGTTTGTCGCGGAGCTCATGAAAATCGGCAAATTCGCCTTCACCGTGATATTCGGCCTGCTGGTGCACGGCATTGTGGTGTTGCCGGTGATTCTGATGATGGTCACCCGTCGCAACCCGTGGAAGTATTTTCAAAATGCCCTGCAGGCGCTGACGACTGCGTTTTCCACCGCCAGCAGTTCCGCCACCCTGCCGGTGACCATCGAGTGTGCTGAAGAGTACAACCGGGTGTCGCGTCGGACTTCATTATTTGTGCTGCCCATTGGGGCGACGGTGAACATGGACGGAACGGCGCTGTATGAATCGGTGGCCGCCATCTTCATTGCCCAGATGCTGGGTGTGGATCTGACCTTCACGCAGCAGGTGATCATATTCCTCACCGCATCGCTGGCCGCCATCGGGGCGGCGGGAATTCCGGAAGCCGGGCTCGTGACGATGGTGATGGTGCTTCAATCGGTAGGTCTGCCGACCGAGGGCATCGGCATGCTGTTGGCCATCGACTGGTTCCTGGACCGTTTCCGCACGGCGGTCAACGTGTGGGGCGACTCCATCGGGTGCGCTGTGGTCGATGAGCTGGAAACCAAATACGTGGAAGGAGGGTAG
- a CDS encoding citrate synthase → MTETAQLVLNGTTYELPVIEGTCGEKAIDITTLRSSTGYITFDPGYVSTGSCQSDITFLDGEKGILLYRGIPIEQLAEKSNFIETAFLLIYGHLPNRSELDYFQYHITHHSMVHESIKKLYDGFPNNPHPMAVCSAVVGALATFYQDQFNNQTAREIEITIHRLLAKLPTIAAYSYKKSLGQPFLYPQNHLSYTKNFLNMMFATPCEPYEVNPVAAKALDVLLMLHADHEQNCSTSTVRLVGSSRCNLYSSVSAGIYALWGPLHGGANQAVVEMLQKIQDEGGDAKKFVEKAKKPNEEGSSRLFGFGHRVYKNFDPRSKIIKQMAHEVLDKLKVQEPLLDIALQLEEIALKDDYFISKKLYPNVDFYSGIIYKALRIPVNMFPVMFAIGRLPGWIAHWVELQGDKDFRIGRPRQIYQGKTSHDYVPLEQRG, encoded by the coding sequence ATGACCGAGACCGCCCAGCTGGTGCTGAATGGAACCACATACGAACTGCCCGTAATTGAAGGAACCTGTGGCGAAAAGGCCATCGACATTACGACGTTGCGGTCCTCCACGGGCTACATCACCTTCGATCCCGGCTATGTCAGTACGGGCAGTTGTCAGAGCGACATCACATTCCTGGACGGAGAAAAAGGAATTCTTTTATACCGGGGCATCCCCATTGAGCAGTTGGCAGAGAAAAGCAATTTCATCGAGACCGCATTTCTCCTTATCTACGGCCATCTTCCCAACCGGTCCGAGCTGGATTATTTCCAGTACCACATCACGCACCACTCCATGGTGCACGAGTCGATCAAAAAACTGTATGACGGGTTCCCCAACAACCCGCATCCCATGGCCGTATGCAGTGCGGTGGTGGGGGCCCTGGCCACGTTTTACCAGGACCAGTTCAATAACCAGACAGCACGCGAAATCGAAATCACCATCCACCGCCTGCTGGCGAAGCTCCCGACCATCGCCGCTTACAGTTACAAGAAATCCCTGGGGCAGCCCTTTCTCTATCCCCAGAACCACCTGAGTTACACAAAAAACTTCCTCAATATGATGTTCGCCACCCCCTGCGAACCCTACGAGGTGAACCCGGTGGCGGCCAAGGCGTTGGACGTCCTTCTCATGCTTCACGCCGACCATGAGCAGAACTGCTCCACCAGCACGGTGCGGCTGGTCGGCAGTTCCCGCTGCAACCTGTACTCCTCGGTATCCGCAGGCATTTACGCTTTGTGGGGGCCGCTTCATGGAGGCGCGAATCAGGCGGTGGTGGAGATGCTGCAGAAAATTCAGGACGAGGGTGGCGACGCCAAAAAGTTCGTGGAGAAAGCCAAGAAACCCAACGAGGAAGGGTCGTCCCGCCTGTTCGGCTTCGGGCACCGCGTTTACAAGAATTTCGATCCCCGCTCCAAGATCATCAAACAGATGGCCCACGAAGTGCTGGACAAACTGAAGGTGCAGGAACCTTTGCTCGACATTGCCCTGCAGCTGGAGGAAATCGCCCTCAAAGACGATTATTTCATCTCGAAAAAGCTTTACCCGAACGTGGATTTCTATTCGGGGATCATCTACAAGGCGCTCCGCATCCCGGTCAATATGTTCCCGGTGATGTTCGCCATCGGACGGCTTCCGGGATGGATTGCCCACTGGGTGGAATTGCAGGGGGACAAGGATTTCCGCATCGGGCGCCCCCGGCAGATTTACCAAGGAAAAACGAGCCACGATTACGTGCCGCTGGAACAACGTGGTTGA
- a CDS encoding ATP-dependent Clp protease adaptor ClpS, which translates to MSTETLPETLPETVPESPDTVVTPDSRSRTGYMPLYRVIMWDDDVTTMEFVIRMLFKVFGKDYKTAERLMLEVHYTGSAHVDTLPLERAEFKVDQVHKAAALENYPFRCTIEPL; encoded by the coding sequence ATGAGCACGGAAACCTTACCAGAAACCTTGCCGGAAACCGTTCCGGAATCGCCCGATACCGTCGTCACCCCTGATTCCCGGAGTCGCACCGGATACATGCCCCTTTACAGGGTGATCATGTGGGATGACGATGTCACCACCATGGAATTCGTCATTCGCATGCTGTTCAAGGTGTTTGGCAAGGACTACAAAACGGCGGAACGCTTGATGCTGGAAGTGCATTACACTGGCAGCGCACATGTGGACACCCTGCCTCTGGAGCGAGCGGAATTCAAGGTAGATCAGGTCCATAAAGCGGCGGCTCTCGAAAATTACCCGTTCCGCTGTACCATCGAGCCGCTTTAG